The Candidatus Koribacter versatilis Ellin345 genome has a segment encoding these proteins:
- a CDS encoding helix-turn-helix domain-containing protein, with protein MKDQLEALILQMYKSGILYSEAVREFKKRFIVTVLQENNGNQCKAARQLGMHRNTLSRTIAELKLDVKAIRHGGRRPPRSVTLAALEKKATR; from the coding sequence GTGAAGGACCAGCTCGAAGCTTTAATTCTGCAAATGTATAAAAGCGGCATTCTGTACTCGGAAGCCGTCCGGGAATTCAAGAAACGATTTATCGTCACCGTTCTGCAAGAGAACAATGGGAACCAATGCAAGGCCGCGCGCCAGCTCGGCATGCACCGCAATACGCTCAGCCGTACGATCGCTGAGCTCAAGCTCGATGTGAAGGCCATCCGGCATGGCGGACGACGTCCCCCACGCAGCGTGACCCTCGCCGCACTGGAGAAGAAAGCCACGCGTTAG
- a CDS encoding GNAT family N-acetyltransferase gives MAQPFTVEEFRPEFTEAILSLIVGIQAEEFGVRITAAEQPDLAAIPAFYQQGSGNFWVATRETRVIGTIALKDIGNRQAVLRKMFVAPEARGKEHGVALALLTTLLDWARPRGVKEIFLGTTDKFKAAHRFYEKNGFEAVSPDALPSAFPRMVQDTRYYRRKL, from the coding sequence ATGGCGCAGCCTTTCACGGTTGAGGAATTTCGGCCCGAGTTCACGGAAGCAATCCTTTCGCTAATTGTCGGCATTCAGGCCGAAGAGTTCGGTGTTCGGATCACCGCGGCGGAGCAGCCGGATTTAGCGGCGATTCCGGCGTTCTACCAGCAAGGCAGCGGGAATTTCTGGGTGGCCACCCGCGAGACCCGCGTCATCGGCACGATCGCGCTGAAAGATATCGGCAACCGGCAGGCCGTGTTACGGAAAATGTTCGTTGCTCCTGAAGCGCGCGGCAAGGAACACGGTGTTGCACTCGCCCTGCTCACCACGCTGCTCGATTGGGCGCGGCCCCGCGGTGTGAAGGAAATCTTCCTCGGCACCACCGACAAGTTCAAAGCCGCGCACCGCTTCTACGAGAAGAATGGCTTCGAGGCAGTCTCGCCTGACGCACTGCCTTCCGCGTTTCCGCGCATGGTGCAGGACACGAGGTACTACCGGCGCAAGCTCTAG
- a CDS encoding aldo/keto reductase, producing MATATQVSKTFRLGGDLEINRLGFGAMRITGNGIWGEPPDREKAKEVLRKAVELGVNFIDTADSYGPQVSERLIGEALAPYKKGVVVATKAGFLRTGPNKWHELGKPEYLVQQVELSLRNLKVERLDLWQLHRIDPKFPVEDSLSAIKKLQEQGKIRHVGLSEVSVKEIEQARKVMPIVSVQNEYNLANRKSEDVLDYCEKHNLGFIPWFPVAAGKLAKAGGKLDQAAKQHNATVAQISLAWLLHRSPVMLPIPGTSSIEHLEENLKAQDLVLTQQEFADLEALAR from the coding sequence ATGGCAACGGCGACGCAAGTGAGCAAGACCTTCCGCCTCGGCGGTGATTTAGAGATCAACCGGCTTGGCTTTGGCGCCATGCGCATCACGGGGAACGGCATTTGGGGCGAGCCACCCGACCGAGAAAAAGCGAAAGAAGTGCTACGTAAGGCCGTCGAACTCGGCGTGAACTTTATAGACACCGCCGATTCCTACGGCCCACAAGTCAGCGAACGTCTGATCGGCGAAGCGCTGGCGCCTTACAAGAAGGGTGTCGTCGTCGCGACCAAAGCGGGCTTCCTGCGCACTGGGCCAAACAAGTGGCATGAACTCGGAAAGCCGGAGTACCTCGTGCAGCAGGTTGAACTGAGCTTGCGCAACCTGAAAGTCGAGCGGCTCGACCTTTGGCAACTCCATCGCATTGATCCGAAGTTTCCCGTCGAAGATTCGCTGAGCGCGATCAAGAAACTGCAGGAGCAGGGAAAGATTCGGCACGTCGGACTGAGTGAGGTCTCCGTCAAGGAAATCGAGCAGGCGCGCAAGGTGATGCCAATCGTCTCGGTGCAGAACGAGTACAACCTGGCCAATCGTAAGAGCGAAGACGTGCTCGACTACTGTGAGAAGCACAATCTCGGATTTATTCCGTGGTTCCCAGTCGCAGCGGGCAAACTGGCAAAGGCTGGGGGCAAGCTGGATCAGGCGGCAAAGCAGCACAATGCGACCGTCGCGCAGATTTCGCTGGCATGGCTGCTGCATCGCTCGCCGGTGATGCTGCCGATCCCGGGCACCTCCTCAATCGAGCACCTGGAAGAGAACCTCAAGGCCCAGGATTTGGTTCTGACGCAGCAGGAATTTGCTGACCTGGAAGCGTTGGCGCGGTAA
- a CDS encoding SIMPL domain-containing protein, with protein sequence MKNSLGLLALVILSLSSISSAQTKYDRPRLITVSGTAEVKVVPDQAVLVFGVESRDKELAGAKADHDNRMKRVLGVVRNAGVDEKDVATSRLSMDLEYPERKWAAQPSGYDVSQTVTVTLKNLDKYESLVSALLSAGVNRIQSVEFRVGEPAKYREEARINAIKVAKEKATAMAAQLDQTIGKPWDINEGMNYDGPMQVQANAYAFSTMERSGGGGGGDERTTVAGVSVIRAFVTVSFELQ encoded by the coding sequence GTGAAGAACTCTTTAGGCCTATTGGCTCTGGTTATTCTGTCGCTGTCGTCCATCTCGTCTGCACAAACGAAATACGACCGGCCGCGGCTGATCACCGTTTCGGGCACGGCAGAAGTGAAGGTAGTTCCCGATCAGGCGGTACTGGTGTTCGGCGTCGAGTCGCGAGATAAGGAGCTGGCTGGTGCGAAAGCGGACCACGATAACCGTATGAAGCGAGTGCTTGGTGTGGTGCGCAACGCCGGCGTAGATGAGAAAGATGTCGCCACCAGTCGGCTATCAATGGATCTCGAGTATCCGGAAAGAAAGTGGGCCGCGCAGCCGAGTGGGTACGATGTCTCGCAGACCGTCACCGTGACTCTCAAAAACCTCGATAAATACGAGTCGCTCGTTTCGGCGCTGCTGAGCGCTGGCGTGAACCGGATACAAAGCGTTGAATTTCGCGTCGGAGAGCCAGCGAAATATCGGGAAGAGGCGCGAATCAACGCCATCAAAGTCGCCAAAGAGAAAGCCACCGCGATGGCTGCCCAACTCGACCAGACGATTGGGAAGCCCTGGGACATCAACGAGGGCATGAACTATGACGGCCCAATGCAAGTGCAAGCGAATGCCTACGCTTTCTCCACAATGGAACGGTCAGGTGGAGGAGGTGGTGGAGATGAGCGCACCACCGTCGCGGGTGTGTCCGTGATTCGCGCGTTCGTGACCGTAAGTTTTGAATTGCAATAG
- a CDS encoding NADH-quinone oxidoreductase subunit B has product MSNYAPADPRASSNRYRYNGTCMTNPSERFDNLVGSDQSFEQLRRATFGEQPEEGIVLTTLDNAVNWIRKNSIWPMTFGLACCAIEMMSMGASRFDIARFGAEVFRPSPRQSDLMIIAGRVSQKMAPVIRHLYLQMPEPKWVISMGACATSGGVFNNYALVQGVNQYIPVDIYVPGCPPRPEQLIYAITLLQEKIQAERGSFRRALNLEPVTP; this is encoded by the coding sequence TTGAGCAACTATGCACCCGCGGACCCGCGCGCTTCATCCAATAGGTATCGGTATAATGGAACCTGTATGACGAACCCCAGCGAACGTTTCGATAACCTGGTTGGCTCGGATCAGAGCTTCGAGCAACTCCGCCGCGCGACCTTTGGCGAGCAGCCGGAAGAGGGCATCGTTCTGACGACCCTCGACAATGCGGTGAACTGGATCCGCAAGAATTCGATCTGGCCAATGACTTTCGGCCTGGCCTGCTGCGCTATCGAGATGATGTCGATGGGCGCCAGCCGCTTTGACATTGCGCGCTTTGGCGCCGAGGTCTTTCGGCCGTCGCCGCGACAGAGCGACTTGATGATCATCGCCGGCCGCGTCTCGCAGAAGATGGCGCCGGTCATTCGCCACCTCTACCTCCAGATGCCCGAGCCCAAGTGGGTGATTTCGATGGGCGCCTGCGCGACCTCCGGCGGCGTGTTCAACAACTACGCGCTGGTGCAGGGCGTGAACCAGTACATTCCGGTGGATATTTATGTGCCGGGATGCCCGCCGCGTCCGGAGCAGTTGATCTACGCGATCACGCTGCTGCAGGAAAAGATTCAAGCCGAGCGTGGATCGTTCCGGCGCGCACTGAATTTGGAACCAGTTACGCCGTAA
- a CDS encoding phosphoribosylaminoimidazolesuccinocarboxamide synthase produces the protein MTDVLAHRNNSSNTNVTDSVKQSAVLLHTDIPELELYASGKVRDIYKVDSDHLLFIASDRISAFDYVLASGIPEKGRVLTQISLFWFDFLKNIVDNHLVTADVNKFPAELKAHEAQLHGRSMLVQHAQMIQVECVVRGYLSGSGWKEYKKDGAVCGIELPKGLQESDKLPEPIFTPATKAQTGHDENISFDRMVQVTGGDLSEKLREVSIKIYKAAADYALTKGIIIADTKFEFGMTPKGLVLADEVLTPDSSRFWPVDKYKPGMTQESFDKQYVRDYLEDIKWNKQPPAPGLPEEVQAKTSEKYVEAYRRLTGHDLP, from the coding sequence ATGACCGACGTTCTCGCTCATCGAAATAACTCATCCAATACAAACGTGACTGACTCCGTGAAACAATCCGCCGTTTTACTTCACACCGACATTCCAGAACTGGAGCTCTACGCCAGCGGCAAAGTCCGCGACATTTACAAGGTCGACAGCGATCATCTTTTGTTCATCGCGTCCGACCGTATCTCGGCGTTCGACTACGTGCTCGCCTCCGGCATCCCGGAAAAGGGCCGCGTGCTCACGCAGATTTCCCTGTTCTGGTTCGACTTCCTCAAGAACATCGTGGACAACCACCTCGTCACCGCCGACGTGAACAAGTTCCCTGCCGAGCTCAAAGCGCACGAGGCGCAACTCCATGGACGCTCCATGCTGGTGCAGCATGCGCAGATGATCCAGGTCGAGTGCGTGGTGCGCGGCTACCTCTCCGGCTCCGGCTGGAAGGAATACAAAAAAGACGGCGCGGTGTGCGGCATCGAGTTGCCGAAGGGTCTCCAGGAAAGCGATAAGCTGCCGGAGCCGATCTTCACACCGGCGACCAAAGCCCAGACCGGCCATGACGAGAACATTTCTTTCGACCGCATGGTGCAGGTCACCGGCGGCGACCTCAGCGAAAAGCTCCGCGAGGTCAGCATCAAGATTTACAAAGCGGCCGCCGATTATGCCCTCACGAAAGGCATCATCATTGCCGATACCAAGTTTGAGTTTGGCATGACTCCGAAGGGCCTGGTGCTCGCGGATGAAGTGCTGACGCCCGATTCGTCTCGCTTCTGGCCAGTCGACAAGTACAAGCCGGGTATGACGCAGGAATCGTTCGACAAGCAGTATGTGCGCGATTACCTGGAAGATATCAAGTGGAACAAACAGCCTCCCGCTCCGGGGCTTCCCGAAGAGGTTCAGGCCAAGACGAGTGAAAAATACGTGGAGGCTTATCGTCGCCTGACCGGGCACGACCTGCCTTAA
- the nadB gene encoding L-aspartate oxidase, with protein sequence MKQIPSQADFIVIGAGVAGLRASIELAAHGSVLCLAKREVAESNTQYAQGGIAVALSDEDEIGLHLQDTINAGDGLVNAEAARVLVEEGPPRIEELIEWGTQFDRHGTKLSFTREGAHSRNRVLHAHGDSTGQEIGRALYAKASTIPQIQFLEFEFTTELIVEHGRVCGIRVLDAENRARSIRASGVVLATGGLGQVYSDTTNPTVATGDGVAMAYRAGAEISDMEFVQFHPTALYIKGAPRFLLSEALRGEGAYLRNMALHRFMPKYHELAELAPRDVVARAIAHEIELAGSAEAVVYLDLTHLPADRTRSRFPRIYKTCLEYNIDIATDLIPIRPAAHYAMGGVKTDLDGRTTLPGLYAAGECACTGVHGANRLASNSLLEGLVYGARAARTLAMAFAKLETGAAETSVQVNDTPGANEQAEAVLRKVQAAMWRDVGVVREGQRLRAVIAELEALRSEIPAFASRRAWEAANVLDTGLLIARSALAREESRGAHYRTDFPDHRDEFLKHSVVRGDAIVFE encoded by the coding sequence ATGAAGCAGATTCCCTCCCAGGCAGATTTCATCGTGATCGGCGCCGGCGTCGCCGGTTTACGCGCCTCGATCGAACTCGCCGCTCACGGCTCCGTCCTTTGTCTCGCCAAGCGCGAGGTCGCCGAATCCAACACCCAATATGCGCAAGGCGGCATTGCAGTAGCCCTCAGCGATGAAGACGAGATCGGCCTTCACCTGCAAGACACCATCAACGCAGGCGACGGCCTGGTCAACGCCGAAGCCGCACGCGTGCTGGTGGAAGAAGGTCCTCCGCGGATCGAAGAGTTGATCGAGTGGGGTACGCAGTTCGACCGCCATGGCACTAAGCTTTCTTTCACGCGTGAAGGCGCACACAGCCGTAACCGCGTGCTGCACGCTCACGGCGACTCCACCGGGCAGGAGATCGGCCGCGCGCTGTACGCCAAGGCCTCGACCATCCCGCAAATCCAGTTTCTCGAGTTTGAATTCACCACGGAGTTGATCGTCGAACACGGGCGCGTATGCGGAATCCGAGTGCTTGATGCCGAGAACCGCGCGCGTTCCATCCGCGCCTCTGGCGTAGTTCTCGCAACCGGTGGCCTCGGGCAGGTTTATAGCGACACCACGAATCCCACCGTCGCGACCGGTGATGGCGTTGCGATGGCGTATCGCGCCGGCGCTGAAATCAGCGACATGGAGTTCGTGCAGTTCCATCCCACGGCGCTGTACATCAAAGGCGCGCCACGCTTCCTCCTTTCGGAAGCCCTACGCGGCGAGGGTGCATACCTGCGCAACATGGCGCTGCACCGCTTCATGCCGAAATATCACGAACTGGCAGAGCTTGCGCCGCGTGATGTCGTAGCCCGCGCCATCGCGCATGAAATCGAATTAGCTGGTTCAGCTGAGGCCGTCGTCTATCTCGATCTCACGCATCTTCCGGCCGATCGCACGCGCAGCCGTTTCCCGCGGATTTACAAGACCTGCCTCGAGTACAACATCGACATCGCCACCGACCTGATTCCGATTCGTCCGGCGGCGCATTACGCAATGGGCGGTGTAAAGACTGACCTCGATGGCCGCACCACTTTGCCGGGGCTTTATGCGGCAGGCGAGTGCGCGTGCACCGGGGTCCACGGCGCAAATCGCCTGGCAAGCAATTCCCTGCTTGAAGGTTTGGTTTACGGCGCGCGGGCCGCACGAACGCTGGCCATGGCGTTTGCAAAGCTGGAAACTGGCGCAGCGGAGACGTCCGTCCAGGTCAACGACACTCCCGGCGCTAACGAGCAAGCTGAGGCCGTGCTTCGCAAAGTACAGGCCGCGATGTGGCGCGATGTCGGCGTCGTTCGCGAGGGCCAGCGACTTCGCGCTGTAATCGCCGAATTGGAAGCGCTGCGCAGCGAAATTCCCGCGTTTGCTTCACGTCGGGCATGGGAAGCCGCGAACGTGCTCGATACCGGCTTGCTCATCGCCCGCTCAGCGCTGGCGCGCGAAGAGAGTCGTGGCGCGCACTACCGCACCGATTTCCCGGATCATCGCGATGAATTTCTGAAGCACTCCGTCGTGCGCGGCGACGCCATCGTCTTCGAGTAG
- a CDS encoding radical SAM protein: protein MSTYRAIHEHIEQHPSLPPEAVIKADLLRRGICFTDEALIPPPGADLPQHQPKSYFIFSFDMVKQSELDEAHKWRAPEEIALTGGPLELRRTIVSVRLNPESPYRIVVHEGQRWLETEGQKLAQVALPPFPPYYAEKLTDGRAVAEIAPTIQWGYLIYLTVFRVCQYFGEKEECQFCDINHNYRQQIAAKRPYTGVKKVEDIVAAMEKIAAVENPSKAYTITGGSVTSQIGGESEVEFYSKYVEAIEARFPRRWIGKVVTQAWPVEDVKRLKASGAQIYHPNYEVWDANLFAKLCPGKERYIGHDTWIRRIVEAAEVFGPAKVIPNFVGGIEMAAPYGFTDVEEAVRSTGEGLDFFMSKGITPRFTTWCPEPTTPLGKLNPEGAPLEYHLRLLEVYRDTVEKHNLAPPPGYGEAGPGRAVFSVSPFMDVLGMGEEDQVRSSEALSS, encoded by the coding sequence ATGTCCACCTATCGCGCGATCCACGAGCACATCGAGCAGCATCCTTCCCTGCCCCCCGAAGCGGTGATCAAGGCCGACCTTCTGCGGCGTGGCATCTGCTTTACCGATGAGGCGCTCATCCCGCCTCCGGGCGCCGACCTCCCGCAGCACCAGCCAAAGTCGTATTTCATTTTCTCGTTCGACATGGTGAAGCAGAGCGAACTCGACGAGGCGCACAAATGGCGCGCTCCGGAAGAGATCGCGCTAACCGGCGGTCCACTCGAACTGCGCCGGACGATTGTTTCCGTGCGGCTGAATCCCGAATCGCCGTATCGGATCGTGGTGCACGAAGGTCAGCGTTGGCTCGAGACCGAAGGACAGAAACTTGCGCAGGTCGCGCTGCCACCGTTTCCGCCGTATTACGCAGAGAAACTCACCGACGGCCGCGCCGTCGCCGAGATCGCCCCCACGATCCAGTGGGGCTACCTGATCTATCTCACCGTCTTCCGCGTTTGCCAATACTTTGGCGAGAAGGAAGAGTGCCAGTTCTGCGATATCAACCACAATTACCGCCAGCAGATCGCGGCCAAGCGACCGTACACCGGCGTGAAGAAGGTGGAAGACATCGTGGCGGCGATGGAGAAAATCGCCGCCGTCGAGAACCCGAGCAAGGCATACACCATCACGGGCGGGAGCGTTACGTCGCAAATCGGTGGCGAGAGCGAAGTCGAGTTCTATTCGAAGTACGTCGAGGCCATTGAAGCGCGTTTCCCGCGCCGCTGGATTGGCAAGGTCGTCACCCAGGCGTGGCCGGTGGAAGACGTCAAGCGCCTGAAGGCGTCCGGAGCGCAGATTTATCACCCCAATTACGAAGTTTGGGACGCCAACCTTTTTGCCAAGCTGTGCCCGGGAAAAGAGCGCTACATCGGCCACGACACGTGGATCCGCCGCATTGTGGAAGCCGCCGAAGTCTTCGGCCCCGCTAAGGTGATTCCCAATTTTGTTGGCGGCATTGAGATGGCCGCCCCGTACGGCTTTACTGACGTCGAGGAAGCGGTGCGTTCCACCGGTGAAGGCCTGGACTTTTTCATGTCGAAGGGCATCACGCCACGTTTTACGACGTGGTGTCCGGAACCAACGACGCCGCTGGGAAAATTGAACCCTGAGGGCGCGCCTCTGGAATATCACTTACGTTTGCTCGAGGTTTATCGCGACACGGTTGAAAAACACAATCTCGCTCCGCCGCCGGGATATGGCGAAGCCGGACCGGGACGTGCGGTGTTCTCGGTATCGCCGTTCATGGATGTGTTGGGGATGGGAGAAGAAGACCAGGTTCGTTCGTCGGAGGCGCTCTCGTCGTAA
- a CDS encoding CvpA family protein — translation MNGLDWVLLLLILLSTLLAAAQGFILEIFGLAGALVGYVLAAWEYRRLTPLFANYVSSPWVADIAAFLTIFLCVVLLAGALARIVRWAVSGVGLKWFDRILGGAFGMVRGLAVAAVIVMAFAAFAPTSPALKQSAFAPYFLVLSRTASWIAPPDLRNKFREGVLILRQAGEKAPPVLPPPKPSK, via the coding sequence ATGAACGGCCTTGACTGGGTCTTACTCCTACTGATTTTGCTTTCTACGCTGCTTGCCGCAGCCCAGGGTTTCATTCTCGAAATCTTCGGCTTGGCGGGAGCGCTGGTCGGGTACGTTTTAGCGGCATGGGAATACCGGCGGCTAACGCCGCTGTTTGCGAATTACGTCAGTTCGCCATGGGTGGCTGACATCGCAGCTTTTTTGACAATTTTTCTGTGCGTTGTGCTCCTGGCAGGAGCGCTGGCACGCATTGTGCGCTGGGCCGTCTCGGGCGTGGGATTGAAGTGGTTCGATCGCATCCTGGGCGGGGCCTTCGGCATGGTGCGTGGCCTGGCGGTAGCAGCGGTGATCGTGATGGCATTCGCGGCATTCGCGCCCACCAGCCCTGCCTTGAAGCAATCGGCATTTGCACCCTACTTTTTGGTGCTCAGCCGGACAGCTAGTTGGATTGCGCCTCCGGACCTTAGAAACAAGTTTCGTGAAGGCGTGTTGATATTGCGGCAGGCGGGAGAGAAGGCACCTCCAGTGCTCCCACCGCCGAAACCATCGAAGTGA